The Streptococcus sp. DTU_2020_1001019_1_SI_AUS_MUR_006 sequence TTACTGGCAAATCAAGGGATTTCTCCAAGAAATTAGCCTTGAAGGTTAAGCTATCCTTACGCTCAGTTAGTTCTGTAATTTCGAGTTCTGCACCTGGGCCAAAGCGAACCACTTTTTGCTCAGTAGGTAGATAATCATCTACAATGGGATCAGATGGCGCCAAAAGTAAGCTACCTTTCTCCATACCATCAGCAATCTGTAATTTACCTTTGGCAATCTCTGAACGGTCCTTAAAGAAAGCCAGATGAGCTTCTCCAATCAAGGTCACGATAGCTGTCTTTGGATGAGCTAGTTCAGATAGGAGATGGATGTCTCCTAGGTGATCCTGTCCCATTTCCAAGACCAGCTTTTCAGTATCATCTAGCATATGAAGAACAGTGTAAGGGAGGCCAATCTCGTTATTGTAGTTCCCTTGCGTTTTGTAGGTTTTGTAGCTTGTAGAAAGCAAATGAGCCAACATATCCTTGGTAGTAGTCTTCCCATTCGAACCTGTAACAGCAAAGACATCTACTCCCGTCTTTTGAAGGTAATAGGCTGCAAGAGTTTGAAAGGCAGTCAAGACATCTTCTACCAAAACATAAGGATGGTTTGCTACTTCCTTTTCTGATAAGGTTAGAGTAGCGCCGTTTTCAAAAGCCGTCTCGATAAAGTCATGACCATCACGCGCCCCCTTGAGTGGCACAAATAAATCTCCAGGTCCAATCAAACGGCTATCAAATTCTGCCTTAACTAGCGGACTATCCGGATAGACTGATACGTCATTTTTAGCACCAACAAGACGCGCAACTTCGTGAATCGTAAGTTTCATGTTTACTCCTTTAAAAAGGGGCAAGGAGTCCTTCCCCGCCCTTATGTCTGTCTTTACAATAGGTGCGCTTCACGCTTGTCAAAACTCTCTTTAGCAAGATCAACTAAACGTTCAATTAATTCTGGATAAGAAATTCCCATATTGTCCCAAAGCAATGGATACATAGACCATTGGGTAAATCCTGGCATAGTGTTAAGCTCATTTAGGAAAACTTCTCCCTTATCTGTATAGAAGAAGTCGCAACGTGATAAGCCAAGTCCACCAATAGCACGGAAGGCTACTTCTGCATTTTTTCGCATGACTGCTACCACATCATCGCTAATCTTGGCTGGAATATCCATAGTAATCTTATTGTCGATATATTTGGCATCGTAGTCATAGAAGGCTACGTCCTTGATAACTTCACCAGGTAGAGTGCTCTTGACATCATAGTTTCCTAAAAGTCCAACTTCGATTTCACGCGCATTGACTCCCTGTTCTACCAAGACACGGCTATCGTACTTGAAGGCAAGCTCTAAAGCTTGGCGAAGTTCCTCTTTATTTTCAGACTTAGAAATACCAACACTAGAGCCCATATTGGATGGTTTGGTAAAGACTGGGTAACTTAATTTTTCTTCTACTTCTGCAATCTTAGAAGCCAAATTATCCCCTTCAACAATAGCTACGTAAGGAACTTGGGCAATCCCAGCAGACTCTAAAACACGCTTGGTTGTAATCTTATCCATAGCAAGGCTTGAAGATAGGATGTTACAGCCAACATAAGGCATTTTCAGAACTTCTAAGAAACCTTGAACAGAACCATCTTCTCCCATAGGTCCATGAAGAACTGGAAAGACCACTGCGCCTTCTTCATAGATAGCACTTGGAGCAATTTTCTTGTCCCAATCGATCGTTTCATTGGTCATGAGACGTTCATCCTGCCCAGGAGTTTGGCTAAATTCTTGGGTTTTGATGAAATCACCAGACTGGCTGATAAAGAAGGTTTTTACTATGAAGCGATCATAGTTAACCGCACGCATGACACTCTCAGCTGACAAGACAGACACTTCACGCTCTGCACTGCGCCCACCATATAATAGAATAATTGTTTGTTTCATATGATTGTCCTATTTCTACTAGAATACTCGCCTTTTAGTATATCACATTTGTCTATTTTTTTAAACTTGTATAGCTAAAAACAAGAAAAGAGCCTGAATCAAAATGGGATTCAGGCTCTTTGTACTTTTAAATGATTATCTGCTGCTAGTTCATTGCCTCTATCGTCAATCTTACAGACTAGAGTTCTGTACGATTTTCAATGGCTCTTAGGAGTGTTACTTCGTCCGCATATTCGATGTCTGCTCCGACTGCTAGACCTCGCGCTAGGCGCGTAACCTTAATTCCAGCAGGTTTAAGAAGTCGAGAGATATACATAGAAGTCGCTTCACCATCAGCTGTCGCATTGGTTGCCACGATGACCTCCGAAACCTCGCTATCCATGAGACGAGTCATGAGACTTTTAAGATTGATATCGTCAGGGCTAATCCCATTCATTGGTGAAATGAGGCCGTGCAAGACATGGTATAGTCCATGGTATTCTTGGATATTTTCCATAGCCGCCACGTCTCGACTATCCTCTAATACTAGGATAGTTGATTGGTCACGGCTAGGATCAGTACAGATGGAACAAGGATCATCATCCGTCAGACGTCCACAAACAGAGCAATAGGTCAATTCTCGTTTAGCTGCTAGAAGATTTTTAGCAAATTCATTGACATCGTCATCAGACATCCCAATGGTATAAAAGGCCAGTCGGGTCGCTGTCTTAATCCCGATACCTGGAAGTTTAGAATAGCTGTCAATCAACTTAGCAATAGGTGTTGGGTAAAGCATGGCTTCCTTTCTAGTTCATTGGATGGTGTTGGTTGTATAGATTAATAATGTCGCGAGCAATAGATGGACCGACACCGTTAGTTAGGTTGGTATTGTGAGGGAAAACAACCGCGACTGCAATCTGCGGATTATCTGTCGGTGCATAGGCCACGGCATTAGTATTGTTGGCTTTTTGACCACCATTGACGTAACTTTCGGCTGTACCGGTTTTTCCACTGATAGAGACTGCTGCCCCATTTGAAAAGGCACGACCAGTCGTAAGGGCACTTGTCCCGTGCGATACCTGGTAAAATCCTTGTTGTAGGATGGACATGTCAGATT is a genomic window containing:
- a CDS encoding UDP-N-acetylmuramoyl-tripeptide--D-alanyl-D-alanine ligase translates to MKLTIHEVARLVGAKNDVSVYPDSPLVKAEFDSRLIGPGDLFVPLKGARDGHDFIETAFENGATLTLSEKEVANHPYVLVEDVLTAFQTLAAYYLQKTGVDVFAVTGSNGKTTTKDMLAHLLSTSYKTYKTQGNYNNEIGLPYTVLHMLDDTEKLVLEMGQDHLGDIHLLSELAHPKTAIVTLIGEAHLAFFKDRSEIAKGKLQIADGMEKGSLLLAPSDPIVDDYLPTEQKVVRFGPGAELEITELTERKDSLTFKANFLEKSLDLPVTGKYNATNAMIASYVALQEGVTEEQIRQAFQNLELTRNRTEWKKAANGADILSDVYNANPTAMKLILETFSAIPANEGGKKIAVLADMKELGDQSVQLHNQMILSITPDVLDTVIFYGEDIADLAQLASQMFPIGHVYYFKKTAEEDQFEAMVKQVKESLGAKDQILLKGSNSMNLAKLVESLENERN
- a CDS encoding D-alanine--D-alanine ligase, whose translation is MKQTIILLYGGRSAEREVSVLSAESVMRAVNYDRFIVKTFFISQSGDFIKTQEFSQTPGQDERLMTNETIDWDKKIAPSAIYEEGAVVFPVLHGPMGEDGSVQGFLEVLKMPYVGCNILSSSLAMDKITTKRVLESAGIAQVPYVAIVEGDNLASKIAEVEEKLSYPVFTKPSNMGSSVGISKSENKEELRQALELAFKYDSRVLVEQGVNAREIEVGLLGNYDVKSTLPGEVIKDVAFYDYDAKYIDNKITMDIPAKISDDVVAVMRKNAEVAFRAIGGLGLSRCDFFYTDKGEVFLNELNTMPGFTQWSMYPLLWDNMGISYPELIERLVDLAKESFDKREAHLL
- the recR gene encoding recombination mediator RecR, translating into MLYPTPIAKLIDSYSKLPGIGIKTATRLAFYTIGMSDDDVNEFAKNLLAAKRELTYCSVCGRLTDDDPCSICTDPSRDQSTILVLEDSRDVAAMENIQEYHGLYHVLHGLISPMNGISPDDINLKSLMTRLMDSEVSEVIVATNATADGEATSMYISRLLKPAGIKVTRLARGLAVGADIEYADEVTLLRAIENRTEL